One Chromobacterium paludis genomic window carries:
- a CDS encoding tetratricopeptide repeat protein — protein MNASPFAATDGASTLWPAINGHFLSLKGIPDSLLPQNRAQAIYRQLLMGFDAITSCELKDLYKFTLCLQQLDKAETERPELRTLVAAFQSWVSFDYAAARRHFRQHLHRYPTDVIALFCAHMFDFCASQTPELMPDLALFDQHIDDRHPLYSYYLGVKAFVHVEAGRAQPALKLGLDSLRHCPDNIYGIHAVAHALHEQQCWEELCLFLEQCREQWIDNAGMRMHVYWHLAIAYEKSEQTELAVRTFHEMYALKDSLFAKQDLDAVAFLWRHRLRHPDDSRFDDQWRQLAGLWSGSIGSSMSYFHRLHAALAFAASGQPFLIEKLIAECDGFGLDRDTHHTGIAVLQAILDFAHGRYQACLDKLNEQQPRWGVLGGSRAQRELLPLTLQACKQRRETANQDAALHA, from the coding sequence ATGAACGCTTCCCCCTTCGCCGCCACCGACGGCGCTTCGACGCTGTGGCCGGCAATCAACGGCCATTTTCTGTCGCTGAAGGGCATCCCTGACAGCCTGCTCCCGCAAAACCGCGCTCAGGCCATTTATCGCCAGTTGCTGATGGGCTTCGACGCCATCACCTCCTGCGAACTGAAAGACCTGTACAAATTCACCCTCTGCCTGCAACAACTGGACAAGGCCGAGACCGAGCGGCCGGAGCTGCGCACGCTGGTGGCGGCTTTCCAAAGCTGGGTCAGCTTCGACTACGCCGCCGCTCGCCGGCACTTCCGCCAGCATCTGCATCGCTATCCGACCGACGTGATCGCGCTGTTTTGCGCCCATATGTTCGACTTCTGCGCCAGCCAGACGCCGGAACTGATGCCCGACCTGGCGCTGTTCGACCAGCATATTGACGACCGCCATCCGCTGTACTCCTACTATCTGGGCGTCAAAGCCTTCGTTCATGTCGAAGCCGGCCGCGCCCAGCCGGCGCTGAAGCTGGGCCTGGATTCGCTGCGCCATTGCCCGGACAATATCTACGGCATCCATGCGGTGGCGCACGCGCTGCATGAACAGCAATGCTGGGAGGAGCTGTGCCTGTTCCTGGAACAGTGCCGCGAGCAGTGGATAGACAACGCCGGCATGCGCATGCATGTCTACTGGCACCTGGCCATCGCTTACGAGAAAAGCGAGCAGACCGAGCTGGCGGTGCGCACCTTCCACGAGATGTACGCGCTGAAGGACAGCCTGTTCGCCAAACAGGACCTGGACGCGGTGGCCTTCCTGTGGCGCCATCGCCTGCGCCATCCCGACGACAGCCGCTTCGACGACCAATGGCGGCAGCTGGCGGGACTGTGGAGCGGCAGCATAGGCTCGTCCATGTCCTACTTCCACCGTCTGCACGCCGCCCTGGCCTTCGCCGCCAGCGGGCAGCCCTTCCTGATTGAGAAATTGATCGCCGAATGCGATGGCTTCGGCCTGGACAGGGACACCCACCACACCGGCATCGCGGTGCTGCAGGCCATCCTGGACTTTGCCCACGGCCGCTACCAAGCCTGCCTGGACAAGCTGAACGAGCAGCAGCCGCGCTGGGGCGTGCTGGGCGGCAGCCGCGCCCAGCGCGAACTGCTGCCGCTGACCCTGCAGGCCTGCAAGCAGCGCCGCGAAACCGCCAACCAGGATGCCGCCCTCCATGCATGA
- a CDS encoding LysR family transcriptional regulator produces the protein MTLTQLQIFSLVAELQGFTAAAARLGISQSAVSHAIRQLERELDVELLQRRLGAVELTDIGRQLLPRMRGMLGLAETVRQEAADARGMRQGTLRIGSFGPTSSMRLLPAILASYRQLYPGIEIHIDEGPDRLVLQWLQDRRIDAGFVVLPEPRFDTYALLEDQMVAVLPAGHALAERTAVTLSELCGDPFVLTEAGSAELVSHLFQSARLQPNVRYRCAQLLSTLEIVASGEAVTLVAEMSLPRVPYPGGYVSRPLSPPVTRRVGIAVLSEAEASPAARAFVQLAARMQREGGFAV, from the coding sequence ATGACTTTGACCCAATTGCAGATCTTTTCCTTGGTGGCGGAGTTGCAAGGCTTTACCGCGGCGGCCGCCCGGCTGGGCATCTCGCAGTCGGCCGTGTCGCACGCCATCCGCCAGCTGGAGCGCGAACTGGACGTGGAGCTGCTGCAGCGGCGGCTAGGCGCGGTGGAACTCACCGACATCGGCCGCCAGCTGCTGCCGCGCATGCGCGGCATGCTGGGGCTGGCGGAGACGGTAAGGCAGGAGGCGGCGGACGCGCGCGGCATGCGCCAGGGCACGCTGCGCATCGGCTCTTTTGGCCCCACTTCCTCCATGCGGTTGTTGCCGGCCATTCTGGCGAGCTATCGCCAGCTATACCCGGGCATAGAAATCCATATCGACGAGGGGCCGGACCGGCTGGTGCTGCAATGGCTGCAGGACCGGCGCATCGATGCCGGCTTCGTGGTGCTGCCGGAGCCGCGCTTCGACACCTATGCGCTGCTGGAGGACCAGATGGTGGCGGTGCTGCCGGCCGGCCATGCGCTGGCGGAGCGGACCGCAGTGACGTTGTCAGAGTTGTGCGGCGATCCTTTCGTGCTGACCGAGGCCGGCTCGGCGGAGCTGGTCAGCCACCTGTTTCAGTCGGCGCGCTTGCAGCCTAATGTGCGCTATCGCTGCGCCCAGTTGCTCAGCACGCTGGAAATCGTCGCCAGCGGCGAGGCGGTGACGCTGGTGGCGGAGATGTCGCTGCCCCGCGTGCCGTATCCGGGCGGTTATGTCAGCCGTCCCTTGTCGCCGCCGGTGACGCGGCGTGTCGGCATCGCCGTGTTAAGCGAGGCCGAGGCCAGCCCGGCTGCGCGGGCCTTTGTGCAGCTGGCGGCGCGCATGCAACGCGAAGGCGGCTTCGCCGTTTGA
- a CDS encoding AraC family transcriptional regulator, with protein MDKADRYARRFDKVLDYIASHLDQPLEVERLSRVAHFSVFHFHRQFSAYLGVSVARYILTQRLRRASYRLVFQPGAKITDIALDCGFDNPESFSRAFRQMQGQSPSEFRRRPDWAGWHARMTPPVSERMDSMDVKIVKVATVMVAALEHRGPPEKVNDSALRFIAWRKESGLSPVASSQTYGIAYDNPETTEPEAFRFDICGSVDAPVPANPQGVVGKPIPGGRCAVVRHQGSHHQLGGSVGYLYREWLPGSGETPRDFPVYFHDLNLAGDTPEHLLQTDIYLPLR; from the coding sequence ATGGACAAAGCGGACCGCTATGCGCGGCGTTTCGACAAGGTGCTGGATTACATCGCCAGCCATCTGGACCAGCCGCTGGAGGTGGAGCGCTTGAGCCGGGTGGCCCATTTCTCCGTCTTTCATTTTCACCGCCAGTTTTCAGCCTATTTGGGCGTGAGCGTGGCCCGCTACATCCTGACGCAAAGGCTGCGTCGGGCGTCGTACCGGCTGGTGTTCCAGCCAGGGGCCAAGATCACGGACATTGCGCTGGACTGCGGTTTCGACAATCCGGAGTCGTTTTCGCGCGCTTTCAGACAGATGCAGGGCCAGTCGCCCAGCGAGTTTCGCCGCCGGCCGGACTGGGCCGGGTGGCATGCGCGGATGACGCCTCCCGTCAGTGAAAGGATGGACAGTATGGATGTGAAAATCGTCAAGGTGGCGACCGTCATGGTGGCGGCGTTGGAGCATAGGGGGCCGCCGGAGAAGGTCAACGACAGCGCCCTGCGCTTCATCGCATGGCGCAAGGAAAGCGGCCTATCGCCGGTGGCCAGCAGCCAGACCTACGGCATCGCCTACGACAACCCGGAAACCACGGAGCCGGAGGCTTTCCGCTTCGACATCTGCGGCAGTGTCGACGCGCCGGTGCCTGCCAATCCGCAGGGCGTGGTGGGCAAGCCAATCCCCGGCGGGCGCTGCGCGGTGGTGCGCCATCAGGGCTCCCACCATCAGCTGGGTGGCAGTGTGGGGTATTTGTATCGTGAGTGGCTGCCTGGCAGCGGCGAGACGCCGCGTGACTTCCCGGTGTACTTCCACGATCTGAACTTGGCCGGCGACACGCCGGAGCATCTGCTGCAAACCGACATCTACCTGCCGCTGCGTTGA
- a CDS encoding class I SAM-dependent methyltransferase, with amino-acid sequence MTTLPAASPEALALSQALCGRISQTIADAGGWIPFSHYMELALYAPGMGYYAAGSRKLGAEGDFITAPELTPLFGQSLARQLAELLPQTAGIVYEFGAGTGKLAIDLLAELETLGCLPQKYIILDLSPDLIDRQRDNIRAALPHLADRVEWASLLPDAIDGIVIGNELLDAMPCEMVFRDENRLLRQRGVTIRDGALCYQDRDFADPRLAELAAQLVPDIPRYETEISLANRGFIATVAGALTRGAILMIDYGHAASEYYHPERSMGTLLGHYRHHTVQDPFYLPGLMDLTCHVDFSAVAQSGIDAGLNLIGYASQAQFLLNCGLTERLQRLDPNDVKTYLPVAKAAQRLLSPQEMGETFKAIGFGKGVSIDWLGFSRGDRCYTL; translated from the coding sequence ATGACCACCCTCCCCGCCGCCAGCCCCGAAGCGCTGGCGCTCAGCCAGGCCCTGTGCGGCCGCATCAGCCAGACCATCGCCGACGCCGGCGGCTGGATACCGTTTTCGCATTATATGGAATTGGCGCTTTACGCGCCCGGCATGGGCTATTATGCCGCAGGCAGCCGCAAGCTGGGCGCGGAAGGCGACTTCATCACCGCGCCGGAGCTGACGCCGCTGTTCGGCCAGAGCCTGGCGCGCCAATTGGCCGAGCTGCTGCCGCAAACAGCCGGCATAGTCTACGAGTTCGGCGCCGGCACCGGCAAACTGGCGATAGACCTGCTGGCCGAGCTGGAAACGCTGGGCTGCTTGCCTCAGAAATACATCATCCTGGACCTGTCGCCAGACTTGATAGACCGCCAGCGCGACAATATCCGCGCCGCGCTGCCGCACTTGGCGGATCGCGTCGAATGGGCCAGCCTGCTGCCGGACGCCATCGACGGCATCGTCATCGGCAACGAACTGCTGGACGCCATGCCCTGTGAAATGGTGTTCCGCGACGAAAACCGCCTGCTGCGCCAACGCGGGGTGACGATACGCGACGGCGCCCTGTGCTACCAAGACCGCGACTTCGCCGATCCCCGCCTGGCCGAACTGGCCGCGCAGCTGGTGCCGGACATCCCGCGCTATGAAACCGAAATCAGCCTGGCCAACCGCGGCTTCATCGCGACCGTGGCCGGCGCGCTGACGCGCGGCGCCATCCTGATGATCGACTACGGCCACGCCGCATCCGAGTATTACCACCCGGAGCGCAGCATGGGCACCTTGCTGGGCCACTACCGCCACCACACCGTGCAGGACCCGTTCTACCTGCCTGGCCTGATGGATCTGACCTGCCACGTGGACTTCAGCGCCGTCGCGCAGAGCGGCATAGATGCCGGGCTGAACCTGATAGGCTACGCCAGCCAAGCGCAGTTTCTGCTCAACTGCGGCCTGACCGAGCGGCTGCAGCGGCTGGACCCGAACGACGTCAAAACCTATCTGCCGGTGGCCAAGGCGGCGCAGCGGCTGCTGTCGCCGCAGGAAATGGGCGAAACCTTCAAGGCGATAGGCTTCGGCAAGGGCGTCTCCATAGACTGGCTGGGCTTCTCCCGCGGCGACCGTTGCTACACGCTGTAA
- a CDS encoding pteridine reductase, with product MLTERQQDERVVLITGGARRVGAGIARLLHGRGLRLVLHYRGSRAEAEALASELNAARADSVALVQADLLDAAALPDLAERALAAFGRIDGLVNNASSFFPTEVGKIDEAAWHDLMGSNLKAPLFLSQALAPELTRRGGAIVGIADIHVDRPMARHVVYNLAKAGHAQLIRSLAIELAPAVRVNGVAPGVNLWPDGAESFGPEVRAKIEATIPLQRTGVPEDIARAVAFLLLDATYVTGQILAVDGGRGIVL from the coding sequence ATGCTGACAGAGCGACAACAAGACGAGCGCGTAGTGTTGATTACCGGCGGCGCGCGCCGGGTAGGCGCCGGCATCGCCCGGCTATTACATGGCCGCGGCTTGAGGCTGGTGTTGCATTATCGCGGCTCGCGTGCCGAGGCCGAGGCGCTGGCGAGCGAGCTGAACGCCGCGCGGGCGGACAGCGTGGCGCTGGTCCAGGCGGATTTATTGGATGCAGCGGCCCTGCCGGACTTGGCCGAGCGCGCGCTGGCGGCCTTCGGCCGCATCGATGGCCTGGTCAACAACGCCTCCAGCTTCTTCCCCACCGAGGTGGGGAAGATAGACGAGGCGGCCTGGCATGATCTGATGGGCAGCAATCTGAAAGCGCCGCTGTTCCTGAGCCAGGCGTTGGCGCCGGAGCTGACGCGGCGCGGCGGCGCCATCGTCGGCATCGCCGACATCCATGTGGACCGGCCGATGGCGCGCCACGTGGTGTACAACCTGGCCAAGGCCGGCCACGCCCAGCTGATTCGCAGCCTGGCCATCGAACTGGCGCCGGCGGTGCGCGTCAACGGCGTGGCGCCGGGCGTCAATCTGTGGCCGGACGGCGCGGAGTCGTTTGGCCCGGAGGTTCGCGCCAAGATCGAAGCCACCATCCCGCTGCAGCGCACCGGCGTGCCGGAGGACATCGCGCGCGCGGTGGCTTTCCTGCTGCTGGACGCCACTTATGTCACCGGCCAGATCCTGGCGGTGGACGGGGGGCGCGGCATCGTGCTGTGA
- the ttcA gene encoding tRNA 2-thiocytidine(32) synthetase TtcA codes for MSELNAVLDDKAKKAAFEGNKLAKRLRHHVGDAINDFNMIEEGDRVMVCLSGGKDSYTLLDILLGLQKSAPIDFSIVAVNLDQKQPGFPEHVLPEYLASIGVEYRIVEEDTYSIVKKLVPEGKTTCSLCSRLRRGILYRVADELGATKIALGHHRDDILHTLFLNMFYGGKMKAMPPKLVSDDGRHMVIRPLAYCREKDIIRYADLKAFPIIPCNLCGSQPNLQRQVVKEMVNDWDKRFPGRVESMFRALQNVVPSHLADTGLYDFASLKTGDAPFADGDTAFDKEEFRDPPPDAEDVDAAPKKRTISILDSRPKETDCGA; via the coding sequence ATGTCCGAACTGAACGCCGTGCTCGACGACAAGGCCAAGAAGGCCGCGTTTGAAGGCAATAAACTGGCCAAGCGCCTGCGCCACCACGTTGGTGACGCCATCAATGATTTCAATATGATCGAAGAAGGCGACCGCGTGATGGTCTGCCTGTCGGGCGGCAAGGACAGCTACACCTTGCTGGATATCCTGCTGGGCCTGCAGAAATCCGCGCCTATCGACTTTTCCATCGTCGCCGTCAATCTGGACCAGAAGCAGCCGGGCTTTCCCGAGCACGTGCTGCCGGAGTATCTCGCGTCCATAGGCGTGGAGTACCGCATCGTCGAGGAGGATACCTACTCCATCGTCAAGAAGCTGGTGCCGGAAGGCAAGACCACCTGCAGCCTGTGCTCGCGCCTGCGCCGGGGCATTTTGTATCGCGTGGCGGACGAACTGGGCGCCACCAAGATCGCGCTGGGCCACCACCGCGACGACATCCTGCACACGCTGTTCCTGAACATGTTCTACGGCGGCAAGATGAAGGCGATGCCGCCCAAGCTGGTGTCCGACGACGGCCGCCACATGGTGATCCGCCCGCTGGCCTATTGCCGCGAGAAGGACATCATCCGTTACGCCGATCTGAAAGCCTTCCCCATCATTCCGTGCAATCTGTGCGGCTCGCAGCCCAATCTGCAGCGGCAGGTGGTGAAGGAAATGGTCAACGACTGGGACAAGCGCTTCCCCGGCCGCGTCGAGAGCATGTTCCGCGCGCTGCAGAATGTGGTCCCCTCGCATCTGGCCGATACCGGCTTGTATGACTTCGCGTCGCTGAAGACCGGCGACGCGCCGTTCGCCGACGGCGATACGGCTTTCGACAAGGAAGAGTTCCGCGACCCGCCGCCCGATGCGGAGGATGTGGATGCGGCGCCGAAGAAGCGCACCATCAGCATCCTGGACTCCCGCCCCAAGGAGACAGACTGTGGCGCGTAG
- a CDS encoding polyamine aminopropyltransferase, producing MARRALHPFRRRVRPALEDMPEVEISEEGNIRSLHLGSETIQSSMDLDDPPDLVLSYSRAMMGFLLWNDDPKHILQIGLGGGSFARFIDEYLPDAVSVAVDINPQVIAVARAFFQLPEEGDFFEIVEADGADYVKIFRGSTDAILVDGFDGLQIVDALTTEDFFEDCKRALSPKGVFVTNWWSGDKRYHSFVERLLNVFEGRVIELPAATHGNVAVMAFRQSPTLTQWEALKKRADELEGRFGLEFGEFVNRLKQTNQQTAGHLLV from the coding sequence GTGGCGCGTAGGGCCTTGCATCCGTTCCGCCGCCGCGTGCGGCCGGCGCTGGAGGACATGCCGGAGGTGGAGATCTCGGAAGAGGGCAATATCCGCTCGCTGCATTTGGGCTCGGAAACCATACAAAGCTCAATGGATCTGGATGATCCGCCGGACCTGGTGCTCAGCTACAGCCGCGCCATGATGGGCTTTTTGCTGTGGAACGACGACCCCAAGCACATCCTGCAGATCGGCCTGGGCGGCGGTTCCTTCGCCCGCTTCATCGACGAGTATCTGCCGGACGCCGTCAGTGTGGCGGTGGACATCAATCCGCAGGTGATCGCGGTGGCGCGCGCCTTCTTCCAGCTGCCGGAGGAGGGCGATTTCTTCGAGATCGTCGAGGCCGACGGCGCCGACTACGTGAAGATTTTCCGCGGCTCCACCGACGCCATTCTGGTGGATGGCTTCGACGGCCTGCAGATCGTCGACGCGCTGACCACGGAAGATTTTTTCGAGGACTGCAAGCGGGCCTTGAGTCCCAAGGGCGTGTTCGTCACCAACTGGTGGAGCGGCGACAAGCGCTACCACAGTTTCGTCGAACGCTTATTGAACGTTTTCGAGGGTCGGGTGATCGAACTGCCTGCCGCCACCCACGGCAACGTCGCGGTGATGGCCTTCCGCCAAAGCCCGACGCTGACGCAATGGGAGGCGTTGAAGAAACGCGCCGACGAGCTGGAGGGGCGCTTTGGGCTGGAGTTCGGCGAATTCGTGAACCGGCTCAAGCAGACCAATCAGCAGACCGCCGGCCACCTGCTGGTCTGA
- a CDS encoding nucleotide sugar dehydrogenase — protein sequence MKQQLLNRIADKSAVIGIVGLGYVGLPLMLRFAEVGYKVLGFDIDQSKVDALMAGKSYIEHISAESIATARERGFEATTDFSRAPEADTLILCVPTPLNKYREPDLSFVLDTMDSLVPYLREGHLVSLESTTYPGTTDEELLPRMESRGFKVGENAFLVFSPEREDPGNPNFTTRTIPKVCGGYSEACQEIGVALYSAVIDKVVPVSSTRAAEMTKLLENIHRAVNIGLVNEMKIVADKMGIDIHEVIRAAATKPFGFVPYYPGPGLGGHCIPIDPFYLTWKAREYGVNTRFIELAGEVNSAMPDYVVSKVASALNLRKKAINGSRVLVLGIAYKKNVDDMRESPSVFLMEKLRDLGAEVSYSDPHVPVFPKMREHHFELSSVVLTAESIASYDCVLLATDHDKFDYELIQAKAQLIVDSRGKYLQPADNIVKA from the coding sequence ATCAAGCAGCAACTGCTCAATCGTATCGCGGACAAATCCGCTGTGATCGGCATCGTGGGTCTGGGCTATGTCGGCCTGCCGCTGATGCTGCGTTTCGCCGAAGTCGGCTACAAAGTGCTGGGCTTCGACATCGACCAGAGCAAGGTCGATGCCCTGATGGCCGGCAAGAGCTATATCGAGCACATCTCCGCCGAGAGCATCGCCACCGCCCGCGAGCGCGGTTTCGAAGCCACCACTGATTTCTCCCGCGCGCCGGAAGCCGACACGCTGATCCTGTGCGTGCCGACGCCGCTGAACAAATACCGCGAGCCGGACCTCAGCTTCGTGCTGGACACCATGGACAGCCTGGTGCCGTATCTGCGCGAAGGCCATCTGGTATCGCTGGAATCCACCACCTACCCGGGCACCACCGACGAAGAGCTGCTGCCGCGCATGGAGTCGCGCGGCTTCAAGGTGGGCGAGAACGCCTTCCTGGTGTTCTCGCCGGAGCGCGAAGATCCGGGCAACCCCAACTTCACCACCCGCACCATTCCCAAGGTGTGCGGCGGCTACAGCGAGGCCTGCCAGGAAATCGGCGTGGCGCTCTATAGCGCGGTGATCGATAAAGTGGTGCCGGTGTCGTCCACCCGCGCCGCGGAAATGACCAAGCTGCTGGAAAACATCCACCGCGCGGTCAATATCGGCCTGGTCAACGAGATGAAGATCGTCGCCGACAAGATGGGCATCGACATCCACGAAGTGATCCGCGCCGCGGCCACCAAGCCCTTCGGCTTCGTGCCTTACTATCCGGGCCCGGGCCTGGGCGGCCACTGCATCCCGATCGACCCGTTCTACCTGACCTGGAAAGCCCGCGAATACGGCGTCAACACCCGCTTCATCGAGCTGGCCGGCGAAGTGAACAGCGCCATGCCCGATTATGTAGTCTCGAAAGTAGCCTCCGCGCTGAACCTGCGCAAGAAGGCCATCAACGGCAGCCGCGTGCTGGTGCTGGGCATCGCCTATAAGAAGAACGTGGACGACATGCGCGAAAGCCCGTCGGTGTTCCTGATGGAGAAGCTGCGCGACCTGGGCGCGGAAGTGTCCTACAGCGATCCGCACGTGCCGGTGTTCCCGAAGATGCGCGAGCATCATTTCGAGCTGTCCAGCGTGGTACTGACCGCCGAGTCCATCGCCAGCTACGACTGCGTGCTGCTGGCCACCGACCACGACAAGTTCGACTACGAGCTGATCCAAGCCAAGGCCCAACTGATCGTCGACAGCCGCGGCAAGTATCTGCAGCCGGCCGACAATATCGTCAAGGCTTGA
- a CDS encoding Gfo/Idh/MocA family protein, whose amino-acid sequence MQTLHLPPITDRKIRFALVGCGRIANNHFGALEKHADRAELVDVCDIDPAALAAAVARTGARGHSNLTDMLAQTAADIIILTTPSGLHPTQSIECSEAGFHVMTEKPMATRWEDGLAMVKAADRAKKYLFVVKQNRRNDTLQLLKRAMTEKRFGRIYMVNVNVFWTRPQEYYDAAGWRGTWEFDGGAFMNQASHYVDLLDWLIGPVESVQAYTATLARNIEVEDTGTVSVKWRSGALGSMNVTMLTYPKNLEGSITILGEKGSVRVGGVAVNEIQHWEFSEPHAMDEDIKQASYATTSVYGFGHPLYYDNVIKTMRGEATPETDGREGLKSLELLIAMYLSARDGRRVSLPLDY is encoded by the coding sequence ATGCAAACCCTGCACCTTCCTCCGATTACCGACCGCAAGATCCGCTTCGCCCTGGTGGGTTGCGGCCGCATCGCCAACAACCACTTCGGCGCGCTGGAAAAGCACGCCGACCGCGCCGAGCTGGTCGACGTCTGCGACATCGATCCGGCGGCGCTGGCGGCGGCGGTGGCGCGCACCGGCGCCCGCGGCCACAGCAATCTGACCGACATGCTGGCGCAGACCGCGGCCGACATCATCATTTTGACCACGCCGTCCGGCCTGCATCCGACCCAGAGCATAGAGTGCTCCGAGGCGGGCTTCCACGTGATGACGGAAAAGCCGATGGCCACCCGCTGGGAAGATGGCCTGGCAATGGTCAAGGCGGCGGACAGGGCCAAGAAATACCTGTTCGTGGTCAAGCAGAACCGCCGCAACGACACGCTGCAGCTGCTCAAGCGCGCGATGACGGAAAAGCGCTTCGGCCGCATCTACATGGTCAACGTCAATGTGTTCTGGACCCGTCCGCAGGAGTATTACGACGCGGCCGGCTGGCGCGGCACTTGGGAATTCGACGGCGGCGCCTTCATGAACCAGGCCAGCCACTATGTCGACCTGCTGGATTGGCTGATCGGACCGGTGGAGAGCGTGCAAGCCTATACCGCCACCTTGGCGCGCAATATCGAGGTGGAAGACACCGGCACCGTCAGCGTCAAATGGCGCTCCGGCGCGCTGGGCAGCATGAATGTCACCATGCTGACCTACCCGAAGAATCTGGAAGGCAGCATCACCATTCTGGGCGAAAAGGGTTCGGTGCGCGTCGGCGGCGTGGCCGTCAACGAAATCCAGCACTGGGAGTTTTCCGAGCCGCACGCGATGGACGAGGACATCAAGCAAGCCAGCTACGCGACCACCAGCGTCTACGGCTTCGGCCATCCGCTGTACTACGACAATGTGATCAAGACCATGCGCGGCGAAGCCACGCCGGAAACAGACGGCCGCGAAGGCCTGAAGTCGCTGGAGCTGCTGATCGCGATGTATTTGTCCGCGCGCGACGGCCGCCGCGTCAGCCTGCCGCTGGATTATTAA
- a CDS encoding acyltransferase: MSQVHIHPSAIVDDGAQIGEGTRVWHWVHICGGARIGKGCSFGQNVFVGNDVLIGDNVKVQNNVSIYDAVTLEDDVFCGPSMVFTNVNNPRSHVNRKNEYRRTVVKKGASIGANATIVCGHTVGEFAFIGAGAVVTRDVPAYALMVGTPAKRIGWMCRCGERISNEIGTQSCPACGIHYEVGGNHCTPV, translated from the coding sequence ATGAGCCAGGTTCACATCCACCCCTCCGCCATCGTCGACGACGGCGCGCAAATCGGCGAAGGGACCCGCGTCTGGCATTGGGTGCACATCTGCGGCGGCGCCAGGATAGGCAAAGGCTGCTCCTTCGGCCAGAACGTGTTCGTCGGCAACGACGTGCTGATCGGCGACAACGTCAAGGTGCAGAACAATGTGTCGATCTACGACGCGGTGACGCTGGAGGACGACGTGTTCTGCGGCCCGTCCATGGTGTTCACCAACGTCAACAATCCGCGCAGCCACGTCAACCGCAAGAACGAATACCGCCGCACCGTGGTGAAGAAGGGCGCCTCCATCGGCGCCAACGCCACCATCGTCTGCGGCCATACCGTGGGCGAGTTCGCCTTCATCGGCGCCGGCGCGGTGGTGACGCGCGACGTGCCGGCCTACGCGTTGATGGTGGGGACGCCGGCCAAGCGCATAGGCTGGATGTGCCGCTGCGGCGAGCGCATCTCAAACGAGATCGGCACGCAGAGCTGTCCGGCCTGCGGCATCCATTACGAAGTCGGCGGCAATCACTGCACGCCGGTTTGA
- a CDS encoding DegT/DnrJ/EryC1/StrS family aminotransferase, with protein MSIQFIDLKAQYQHLKADIDARIHAVLDHGQYIMGPEVKELEEQLAAYTGAKHAIGVCDGTKALLIAMMALGIGPGDEVITTPFTFIATGEMIALLGAKPVFVDIDPVSYNLDPARLEAAITAKTRAIMPVSLYGQAADFDAINAIAAKHGIPVIEDGAQSFGASQHGNKSGNLSTIGCTSFFPSKPLGCYGDGGAVFTSDDALAKKIREIRVHGQDRRYHHPVIGLNGRLDTIQAAVLLAKLPSFADEVAARERIGARYSALLKDVARVPVIGAGNTHVYAQYTIEVDERDAVQAKLKALGVPTAVHYPIPLHLQPAFAHLGQGEGSFPHAEAAGRRVMSLPMHPFLTEAAQDAIVDAVKQALG; from the coding sequence ATGTCTATCCAGTTCATCGATCTGAAAGCGCAATACCAGCATCTGAAAGCCGACATCGACGCCCGCATCCACGCGGTGCTGGATCATGGCCAGTACATCATGGGGCCGGAGGTGAAGGAGCTGGAGGAGCAACTGGCCGCCTACACCGGCGCCAAGCACGCCATCGGCGTCTGCGACGGCACCAAGGCGCTGCTGATCGCGATGATGGCGCTGGGCATCGGCCCCGGCGACGAAGTCATCACCACGCCGTTCACTTTCATCGCCACCGGCGAGATGATCGCCTTGCTCGGCGCCAAGCCGGTGTTCGTCGACATCGACCCCGTCAGCTACAACCTGGACCCGGCGCGGCTGGAAGCGGCGATCACGGCCAAGACCCGCGCCATCATGCCGGTCAGCCTGTATGGCCAGGCGGCGGACTTCGACGCCATCAACGCCATCGCCGCCAAGCACGGCATCCCGGTGATCGAAGACGGCGCGCAAAGCTTCGGCGCCAGCCAGCACGGCAACAAGTCCGGCAATCTGTCCACCATAGGCTGCACCAGCTTCTTCCCGAGCAAGCCCTTGGGCTGCTACGGCGACGGCGGGGCGGTATTCACCAGCGACGACGCGCTGGCCAAGAAAATCCGCGAGATCCGCGTGCATGGCCAGGACCGCCGCTACCACCACCCGGTGATCGGCCTGAACGGCCGCCTGGACACCATCCAGGCCGCGGTGCTGCTGGCCAAGCTGCCCAGCTTCGCCGACGAAGTGGCCGCGCGCGAGCGCATCGGCGCGCGTTACAGCGCGTTGTTGAAGGACGTGGCCCGCGTGCCGGTGATCGGCGCCGGCAACACCCACGTCTACGCGCAATACACCATCGAGGTGGACGAGCGCGACGCGGTGCAGGCCAAGCTGAAAGCGCTGGGCGTGCCCACCGCCGTGCATTACCCGATTCCGCTGCACCTGCAGCCGGCCTTCGCCCACCTGGGCCAGGGCGAGGGCAGCTTCCCGCACGCCGAGGCCGCTGGCCGCAGGGTGATGAGCCTGCCGATGCACCCCTTCCTGACGGAAGCGGCGCAGGATGCCATTGTGGATGCGGTGAAGCAGGCGTTGGGCTGA